A window of Calliopsis andreniformis isolate RMS-2024a chromosome 3, iyCalAndr_principal, whole genome shotgun sequence contains these coding sequences:
- the LOC143177539 gene encoding TBC domain-containing protein kinase-like protein isoform X1, whose protein sequence is MCPALLENEERCFGGMTFFAQSHPVEVCGSNGLPLTPNSITIYGKSQFLKTIHHPNLSTYLDIIRSKHERIVVVTEYNGDPLSSKENLSIDDIVNITFQCLLGLQHMNTLDLVHRHLSPENILINKSGNVQLYNFGLYYMTDSGKNVSFPIGYPKYTAPEVFLNAGVSSPKVDSWSLGMIIAELLLGRSIWPGVKLSQCLRKVLSLIHCETSVFERLARENNCYNIYKELPDEIREFIDSCLQVHPLKRKIPEELLKMSIFKEYLLKNEKEKEENLYKNVIVRKMDELYYLWQLAGGDITIELKKQGLIRSRPPILSIPNLVILLGQMFGRRDTAGLLDLRVVKVPLDTLRQRLSHIPYIANYPWLTNQMRVQSQEDLIDAASQLPLIIRERDTEYQFYRIVLYDRLLQVYPITRDAIIEEAHKDIPPPVRGAVWAALLGITGDIQKRYDIIDKETPTHTDRQIEVDIPRCHQYSELLSSGAGHERLQRLLKAWVRNNPHYVYWQGLDSLTAPFLYLNFNNEARAFECLSAFIPKYLHKFFLKDNSAVIQEYLAKFSQIIAFHDPQLANHLRSINFVPELFAIPWFLTMFSHVFPLHKILHLWDKLLLGDSSFPLLVGLAILKQLRDSLLTSGFNECILLFSDLPEIDIELCVKDSMTMYQNTPASITYRKHQFNQSKDTDWSELEPGTERMPRISVDDFLNLLDNNPERLIVVDIRNNIQFERGAIVGSINIPFTSVQLSQTQIETLGPHAKPLAENKNSIVVIIGPHDQNNALFADFLVKCGVMGICSLQGGIHALRSKSPNVIVAAR, encoded by the exons ATGTGCCCAGCACTGCTAGAAAATGAGGAGCGCTGTTTTGGTGGAATGACATTTTTCGCACAAAGTCATCCAGTTGAAGTTTGTGGTAGCAATGGTTTACCTCTTACGCCAAATTCAATAACTATATATGGAAAATCACAATTCCTGAAAACCATTCATCACCCAAATTTATCAACATATCTAGATATAATTAGAAGCAAACATG AAAGGATTGTGGTGGTTACAGAATACAATGGAGATCCATTAAGCAGCAAAGAAAACTTAAGCATAGATGATATTGTAAACATAACATTTCAATGTTTATTAGGCTTGCAACACATGAACACATTGGATTTAGTGCATAGACATTTAAGTCCTGAAAATATACTCATTAATAAAAGTGGGAATGTACAACTATACAATTTTGGTTTATATTACATGACTGACAGTGGGAAGAATGTATCTTTTCCTATTGG TTATCCGAAATATACAGCACCCGAAGTATTTTTAAATGCTGGTGTTAGCAGTCCAAAAGTGGATTCTTGGTCCTTGGGTATGATTATTGCTGAGTTGTTACTAGGTAGATCAATATGGCCAGGTGTAAAGTTATCTCAATGTTTGCGAAAAGTTCTTAGTTTAATACATTGTGAAACTTCTGTATTTGAGCGACTTGCAAGAGAAAATAATTGCTATAACATTTATAAG GAACTGCCCGATGAGATAAGAGAATTCATAGACTCCTGCCTTCAAGTTCATCCTCTAAAACGTAAAATCCCAGAGGAGTTGTTAAAAATGTCAATATTTAAAGAATATTTGTTAAAGAAtgaaaaggaaaaagaagaaaatcttTATAAAAATGTTATTGTTAGAAAAATGGATGAATTATATTATCTATGGCAGTTAGCAGGTGGAGATATTACCATTGAACTAAAAAAACAAGGACTTATTAGATCAAGACCACCTATTCTATCTATTCCAAA TTTAGTAATACTTTTAGGTCAAATGTTTGGCCGTAGAGACACAGCAGGTTTACTTGACCTGCGTGTAGTTAAAGTTCCTCTCGACACGTTACGTCAACGTTTATCTCACATTCCATATATAGCAAATTATCCATGGTTAACAAATCA AATGCGTGTTCAATCACAAGAAGATTTAATAGATGCTGCCTCCCAGCTACCTTTAATTATAAGAGAAAGGGATACTGAATATCAGTTCTATAGGATTGTTTTGTATGATAGATTATTACAA GTTTATCCAATTACGCGAGACGCAATTATAGAAGAAGCGCACAAAGATATACCTCCTCCTGTTAGAGGTGCAGTTTGGGCTGCTTTACTTGGTATTACTGGTGATATTCAAAAACGCTACGATATAATTGATAAAGAAACACCTACTCATACAGATCGACAG aTTGAGGTAGATATACCAAGATGTCATCAGTACAGTGAATTATTGTCATCTGGTGCAGGCCATGAGAGATTACAAAGATTACTAAAAGCGTGGGTTCGAAATAATCCACATTATGTTTATTGGCAGGGATTAGATTCGCTAACAGCTCCATTTCTTTACCTCAATTTTAATAATGAAG ccAGAGCATTTGAATGTCTATCAGCATTTATACCAAAATATCTTCATAAATTCTTTCTAAAAGATAACTCTGCTGTTATACAAGAATATTTAGCAAAGTTTTCACAAATCATAGCTTTCCATGATCCTCAATTGGCTAATCATCTTAGGTCGATTAATTTTGTACCGGAATTGTTTGCCATACCATGGTTTCTGACAATGTTTTCAC ATGTATTTCCACTACACAAAATTCTTCATCTATGGGATAAACTTTTGTTAGGAGATTCTTCATTCCCACTTCTAGTTGGTTTAGCAATATTAAAGCAGTTACGTGATTCTCTCTTAACTTCAGGTTTTAATGAATGTATACTTTTGTTCTCTGATCTACCTGAAATAGATATAGAACTATGCGTTAAAGATTCAATGACAATGTACCAAAATACACCAGCTAGTATTACCTATAGAAAACATCAATTTAATCAATCAAAG GATACAGATTGGTCTGAGCTCGAACCAGGCACTGAAAGAATGCCAAGAATTAGTGTGGATGATTTTTTGAATTTGTTAGATAATAATCCTGAGAGATTAATAGTTGTTGATATACGTAATAACATACA ATTTGAAAGAGGTGCTATAGTAGGAAGTATTAACATTCCATTTACGAGTGTACAACTTTCTCAGACTCAGATTGAGACTCTTGGACCACATGCAAAGCCACTTGCAGAAAATAAAAACAGTATTGTTGTAATCATTGGGCCTCACGATCAAAATAATGCACTA ttcgcagattttcttgtaaAATGTGGAGTTATGGGAATATGTTCCCTACAAGGAGGAATTCATGCCTTACGATCAAAGTCTCCAAATGTTATAGTAGCTGCACGTTGA
- the LOC143177539 gene encoding TBC domain-containing protein kinase-like protein isoform X2, translating to MYLFLLAPEVFLNAGVSSPKVDSWSLGMIIAELLLGRSIWPGVKLSQCLRKVLSLIHCETSVFERLARENNCYNIYKELPDEIREFIDSCLQVHPLKRKIPEELLKMSIFKEYLLKNEKEKEENLYKNVIVRKMDELYYLWQLAGGDITIELKKQGLIRSRPPILSIPNLVILLGQMFGRRDTAGLLDLRVVKVPLDTLRQRLSHIPYIANYPWLTNQMRVQSQEDLIDAASQLPLIIRERDTEYQFYRIVLYDRLLQVYPITRDAIIEEAHKDIPPPVRGAVWAALLGITGDIQKRYDIIDKETPTHTDRQIEVDIPRCHQYSELLSSGAGHERLQRLLKAWVRNNPHYVYWQGLDSLTAPFLYLNFNNEARAFECLSAFIPKYLHKFFLKDNSAVIQEYLAKFSQIIAFHDPQLANHLRSINFVPELFAIPWFLTMFSHVFPLHKILHLWDKLLLGDSSFPLLVGLAILKQLRDSLLTSGFNECILLFSDLPEIDIELCVKDSMTMYQNTPASITYRKHQFNQSKDTDWSELEPGTERMPRISVDDFLNLLDNNPERLIVVDIRNNIQFERGAIVGSINIPFTSVQLSQTQIETLGPHAKPLAENKNSIVVIIGPHDQNNALFADFLVKCGVMGICSLQGGIHALRSKSPNVIVAAR from the exons ATGTATCTTTTCCTATTGG CACCCGAAGTATTTTTAAATGCTGGTGTTAGCAGTCCAAAAGTGGATTCTTGGTCCTTGGGTATGATTATTGCTGAGTTGTTACTAGGTAGATCAATATGGCCAGGTGTAAAGTTATCTCAATGTTTGCGAAAAGTTCTTAGTTTAATACATTGTGAAACTTCTGTATTTGAGCGACTTGCAAGAGAAAATAATTGCTATAACATTTATAAG GAACTGCCCGATGAGATAAGAGAATTCATAGACTCCTGCCTTCAAGTTCATCCTCTAAAACGTAAAATCCCAGAGGAGTTGTTAAAAATGTCAATATTTAAAGAATATTTGTTAAAGAAtgaaaaggaaaaagaagaaaatcttTATAAAAATGTTATTGTTAGAAAAATGGATGAATTATATTATCTATGGCAGTTAGCAGGTGGAGATATTACCATTGAACTAAAAAAACAAGGACTTATTAGATCAAGACCACCTATTCTATCTATTCCAAA TTTAGTAATACTTTTAGGTCAAATGTTTGGCCGTAGAGACACAGCAGGTTTACTTGACCTGCGTGTAGTTAAAGTTCCTCTCGACACGTTACGTCAACGTTTATCTCACATTCCATATATAGCAAATTATCCATGGTTAACAAATCA AATGCGTGTTCAATCACAAGAAGATTTAATAGATGCTGCCTCCCAGCTACCTTTAATTATAAGAGAAAGGGATACTGAATATCAGTTCTATAGGATTGTTTTGTATGATAGATTATTACAA GTTTATCCAATTACGCGAGACGCAATTATAGAAGAAGCGCACAAAGATATACCTCCTCCTGTTAGAGGTGCAGTTTGGGCTGCTTTACTTGGTATTACTGGTGATATTCAAAAACGCTACGATATAATTGATAAAGAAACACCTACTCATACAGATCGACAG aTTGAGGTAGATATACCAAGATGTCATCAGTACAGTGAATTATTGTCATCTGGTGCAGGCCATGAGAGATTACAAAGATTACTAAAAGCGTGGGTTCGAAATAATCCACATTATGTTTATTGGCAGGGATTAGATTCGCTAACAGCTCCATTTCTTTACCTCAATTTTAATAATGAAG ccAGAGCATTTGAATGTCTATCAGCATTTATACCAAAATATCTTCATAAATTCTTTCTAAAAGATAACTCTGCTGTTATACAAGAATATTTAGCAAAGTTTTCACAAATCATAGCTTTCCATGATCCTCAATTGGCTAATCATCTTAGGTCGATTAATTTTGTACCGGAATTGTTTGCCATACCATGGTTTCTGACAATGTTTTCAC ATGTATTTCCACTACACAAAATTCTTCATCTATGGGATAAACTTTTGTTAGGAGATTCTTCATTCCCACTTCTAGTTGGTTTAGCAATATTAAAGCAGTTACGTGATTCTCTCTTAACTTCAGGTTTTAATGAATGTATACTTTTGTTCTCTGATCTACCTGAAATAGATATAGAACTATGCGTTAAAGATTCAATGACAATGTACCAAAATACACCAGCTAGTATTACCTATAGAAAACATCAATTTAATCAATCAAAG GATACAGATTGGTCTGAGCTCGAACCAGGCACTGAAAGAATGCCAAGAATTAGTGTGGATGATTTTTTGAATTTGTTAGATAATAATCCTGAGAGATTAATAGTTGTTGATATACGTAATAACATACA ATTTGAAAGAGGTGCTATAGTAGGAAGTATTAACATTCCATTTACGAGTGTACAACTTTCTCAGACTCAGATTGAGACTCTTGGACCACATGCAAAGCCACTTGCAGAAAATAAAAACAGTATTGTTGTAATCATTGGGCCTCACGATCAAAATAATGCACTA ttcgcagattttcttgtaaAATGTGGAGTTATGGGAATATGTTCCCTACAAGGAGGAATTCATGCCTTACGATCAAAGTCTCCAAATGTTATAGTAGCTGCACGTTGA
- the LOC143177280 gene encoding protein broad-minded: MENNISPNFQKWVKKCLKKEFETSIQKSLEEDNDCVDVAQKLIHSKEMSVLLNSMKTTIAEQSASKSASTMIFESRPQSSLSCVSDQTSEDWNSPLNNDECYNIIVDKISRDKPAHVRLAGYEILLKNELSNLNNSSVWNSLQKTLLDGLIDDNRPIFEASLQVHAKLLAYSQSHNVYINLLNAFNAQYHSQKTFESLPTLISGINFKFFLHERVFRIIHLIIHYHGEMLKNVRSTDKPSEELIEQFITFMSTHEFGNTTESKTLNILNIISVLEPRADWSKKWMVSLATRKMFLNALGRSPSLLQHIMHYVQKGLEELPHSTTVSICDDPMEVIINGNTIETVTYLHCLCFISLLCSYEAGRKLLGETLFEDAFSESKFLIASLKALNKLSIETLNGVYDVSCYALQIIFDKPIILYDSEFYHIALCHLPSLSENNIKIWPHTLNIILHMLDTTDGPLFLMSECKEHTVNFESKVLKCPAMFIIVIASNMLKQPFSIMNIEYLLKLFKVIEKLFDVFDIYEIIQHRIEKQFYPALSYFYNKLDKCYFENENKAQQINSAINTLLLKMVSIPFGLKAIVQESLVFEELIEGSLAPLKMPWTSMEVVNFVCSATFFHLGYNILVNLAPHVLSTLLSETCTILEDPHYFHDPWDHEDIKRFLHILTFFSLNFKCFSALMTNAYNSEEQNCPLNLSELFQQSINFEANYHYLGLLSLNTVLWNLDVNIYLMQLLDFQNILLKFQNLNTQETENKETNSQYIDDYTLLQHKIISKTYFVESKDEEETSKSSKSDEYKLPQLPPLKVEKQDVSFSEDTSENNTELEELLRENKPGLLDSDWIEKVRKAYTVSSDLMKNTVLIQLVEQMQKAIPTAVLPQNFQWQETTSSSTDFWFAEEIHGINLALCYAEQNDILENTVEMKEKLQEFINTSYAFIQYERPKKFDGFDWFLATIFIICKGDMEICKVFISQLIQFPVIKFLWPKLGKVVDENIKEECATQFTFMQLLESIVSNELPHVKFALKSTSGMNWSLLCNLMMSQCFWSILPWSQIVHFVAVCILYSPDYIIYYCVSLLYHCQHTIMQNVTSGKPWPENMVLNDYECHNYIRYMDILDKRYGNKILPKLAIKGFDLMNEI; this comes from the exons ATGGAAAATAACATATCTCCGAATTTCCAAAAATgggtaaaaaaatgtttaaaaaaagaGTTTGAGACTAGTATACAAAAGTCATTGGAAGAGGATAATGATTGTGTTGATGTAGCACAAAAGCTCATACACTCAAAAGAAATGTCCGTTTTATTAAATTCTATGAAAACAACAATTGCTGAACAATCTGCCTCAAAATCTGCATCAACTATGATCTTTGAATCTCGGCCTCAGTCATCTCTTTCTTGTGTTAGTGATCAAACAAGTGAAGATTGGAATTCACCATTAAATAACGATGAATGCTATAACATAATTGTTGATAAAATCAGTCGTGATAAACCTGCTCATGTTAGATTAGCTGGTTATGAAATTTTATTAAAGAATGAATTATCAAATTTGAATAACAGTTCAGTATGGAACTCGTTACAGAAAACTTTATTGGATGGTCTTATAGATGACAATAGACCTATCTTTGAAGCCAGTTTACAAGTACATGCAAAATTACTTGCTTATTCACAGTCCCATAATGTGTATATAAATTTATTGaatgccttcaatgctcaataccattCCCAGAAAACATTTGAGAGTTTACCTACCTTAATTAGTGgaattaatttcaaatttttcttaCACGAAAGAGTATTTCGTATCATACATCTAATAATCCATTACCATGGAGAAATGCTAAAGAATGTAAGAAGCACTGATAAACCATCAGAAGAATTAATAGAACAATTTATAACATTTATGAGTACACATGAATTTGGTAACACGACAGAATCTAAGACATTAAATATATTGAATATCATTTCTGTATTAGAACCACGCGCTGATTGGAGTAAGAAATGGATGGTTAGTCTTGCTAccagaaaaatgtttttaaatgcCTTAGGCAGATCACCAAGTTTATTACAACACATAATGCATTATGTACAGAAAGGATTGGAAGAGCTTCCTCATTCAACAACAGTTTCTATTTGCGATGATCCAATGGAAGTTATTATTAATGGAAATACAATTGAGACAGTAACATATCTACATTGTTTATGTTTTATATCATTACTTTGTTCTTATGAAGCTGGTCGGAAGCTACTAGGGGAAACTTTATTTGAAGATGCATTTTCAGAGTCTAAATTCTTAATTGCATCTTTGAAAGCATTAAATAAGTTATCTATAGAAACATTAAATGGTGTATATGATGTTTCTTGTTACGCTCTACAAATCATATTCGATAAACCAATAATTTTATATGACTCTGAGTTTTATCATATTGCATTATGTCATCTGCCTTCTCTTTCGgaaaacaatataaaaatatggcCGCATACATTAAACATTATTTTACATATGTTGGATACAACAGATGGCCCTTTATTTCTTATGTCAGAGTGTAAAGAGCATACAGTAAATTTTGAAAGTAAAGTATTAAAATGTCCAGCAAtgtttatcatagtaatagcatCAAACATGTTGAAACAACCTTTCTCTATCATGAATATTGAATATcttctgaaattatttaaagtgaTAGAAAAATTGTTTGATGTCTTTGATATCTATGAGATTATACAACATAGAATAGAGAAACAATTTTACCCtgctttatcatatttttataataaattagaTAAATGTTattttgaaaatgaaaataaagctCAACAAATAAACAG TGCAATTAATACATTGCTGCTTAAAATGGTATCTATACCATTTGGATTGAAAGCTATTGTTCAAGAATCATTAGTATTTGAAGAATTAATTGAAGGGTCACTTGCACCTTTAAAAATGCCATGGACGTCTATGGAAGTAGTCAACTTTGTCTGTTCtgcaacattttttcatttAGGATATAATATACTTGTTAATCTTGCACCCCATGTTCTGTCAACTTTACTTTCAGAAACATGCACAATATTAGAAGATCCACATTATTTTCATGATCCATGGGACCATGAAGATATTAAAAGATTTTTACACATACTAACATTTTTTTCTCTTAATTTTAAAT GTTTTTCTGCACTTATGACAAATGCATACAATAGTGAAGAACAAAATTGTCCACTTAATCTATCTGAACTATTTCAACAATCCATAAATTTTGAAGCAAATTATCATTATTTGGGCCTCTTGTCTTTAAATACAGTACTTTGGAATTTAGATGTTAATATATATCTAATGCAACTATTGGATTTCCAG AATATCTTATTaaagtttcaaaatttgaatacacAAGAAACTGAAAATAAAGAAACAAACAGTCAGTATATCGATGATTATACATTGTTACAACATAAAATTATATCTAAAACATATTTTGTTGAAAGTAAAGACGAGGAAGAAACTTCTAAGTCTTCTAAGTCAGATGAATACAAATTACCACAGTTGCCACCTTTAAAAGTAGAGAAACAAGATGTATCATTTTCAGAAGATACATCTGAGAATAATACAGAATTAGAAGAGTTGCTTAGAGAAAATAAGCCTGGGCTATTGGATAGTGATTGGATTGAAAAAGTCAGAAAAGCATATACAGTATCATCAGATCTAATGAAG AATACAGTGTTGATTCAATTAGTGGAACAAATGCAGAAAGCGATTCCCACTGCAGTATTGCCACAAAATTTTCAGTGGCAAGAAACTACATCATCAAGCACAGATTTTTGGTTTGCAGAAGAGATACACGGAATTAATTTAGCTCTTTGCTATGCAGAACAGAATGATATTTTGGAAAATACAGTTGAAATGAAAGAAAAGTTACAGGAGTTTATTAATACAAGTTATGCATTTATACAGTATGAAAGACCAAAAAAATTTGATGGCTTTGATTGGTTTTTAGcaacaatatttattatttgtaaAGGAGACATGGAAAT ATGCAAAGTATTTATATCGCAGCTAATTCAATTCCcagtaattaaatttttatggcCAAAATTAGGAAAAGTTGTAGATGAAAATATCAAAGAAGAATGCGCTACACAATTTACATTTATGCAACTCTTAGAAAGCATTGTTAGTAATGAATTGCCACATGTGAAATTTGCTCTAAAG AGTACTTCTGGAATGAATTGGTCCTTACTTTGCAACTTAATGATGTCTCAGTGTTTTTGGAGTATACTTCCGTGGTCTCAAATTGTGCATTTTGTTGCTGTTTGCATATTATATTCCCCTGATTACATAATATACTACTGTGTATCACTTCTGTACCACTGTCAACATACAATAATGCAAAACGTAACAAGTGGTAAACCGTGGCCAGAGAATATG gtACTAAACGATTACGAGTGCCATAACTACATCAGATACATGGATATATTAGATAAAAGATATGGAAACAAAATTTTACCAAAGTTGGCTATAAAAGGATTTGATTTAATGAATGAAATATAG